The genomic interval CTGAGTCGGCAGGGGCGATGATGGCGAAGAAGAGATGAACCGGGGCGCCGTCCATCGCATCGAAGGCGATCCCTTCGGTGGAGCGCCCGAACGCACAACAGGGGTGGTCGATCCCCTTGATTTTTCCGTGGGGGATGGCGATACCGCCGCCGATGCCGGTGCTACCGAGTTTCTCGCGTTCCATGAGCACCCGCAGCACCTCGGTGATGGCCACCCCCTCCATCTGCCGGGCCAACCGGTCGGCCAGATGTTCGAGGACCACCTTTTTGGTCGCCCCAATGAGGGGATCGACCACCGCTTGCTGGGGGAGAATGGCGGCCAAGCCGTCGCCGACTTGACCCCCCTGCGCCGTCGAAACCGCCACGACCGATCAGACCTGGGGTTCGATCAGGCCGTAGTTCCCATCCTTGCGGCGATAGATCACGTTGATCTGCTCGTTCTGGGAGTTGGTGAACACCAGAAACTCGTGGTCGATCAGGTCGAGTTGCAGGGCTGCCTCTTCGACGCTCATCGGCTTGAGGGTGAAGCGGCGTGAGCGAATCACCACCGGACTGCTGGGCTCGCTCTGTTCGGCAGTCCCTTCGACCGAGATCTGCTCCAAAACCGACATATTCAGGTTCAGGGCGCGGTCGGCCTTGCTGGGCATATGGTGGCCCCGGCTTTTCAGTTTGTCTTTGTAACGCTTGAGCTGACGCTCCAGCTTGTCGGCCACCAGATCGATCGAGGCATACATATCCTCGCTCTGTTCCTCGGCATGGATGGTGGTGCCATTGGCCAGGATGGTGACATCGGCGATGTGGCGGAATTTCTCGACCGAGAGGATCACGTGCACGTCGATCACTTGGTCGAAGTACCGTTTCAAACGGGAAATCTTCTCTTCGACGTACTCCTTGAGAGACTCGGTCAGGTCGACGTTCTTTCCGGTAATCGTGATCTGCATGGGTTTTCCCCGGTTACGTTAACAGTGAATCTGGGCATTGAAGCCATCCGCCCCCACTTGGAACCCCGGTTTCGTGGAGCACTTGTTTTGGGGGTCGTGCGGTCGGCAGGACACAAAGGGCGGGAAGCCTACGGACCGGGCAGGGGGCCGTCAACGCACGCCCCGAACCTTCCCCCTTTCTTACCCCATTTTCCCCCCGTGCGCACCCCCCCGAGGGGTCGGGATGCCCCGACATCATCCCCATACCCCCCGCCAACCCCTTTCGCAGGCCCGCCCTCCCTGTATATCCAGGCCGAAATCGTCAGGGGAACTTCCATGGAAACGCCGAAAAAAGCCTCCTACCTTTTTCAGCGACGCTCCGCAAAAAGCGTGGTTTTTGCTCCGCTTGCAAAACCAGTCGGTTACGTCCCTGGTTTTGGCAGCCCATCCCTGGGCTGCTCGGAAGCGCTAATAAATCAGCGCTTCCCTATGGATTTTTAGCGGATATCTCTATTGCCCGATCAGTCCATTGCCGGGTCAGACCCAAGAAATCCTCGTGGCGACAGCGTCGTGAAATACTAGAACCGCCTTCAATAACGGGCGCCGCTCAAAACCGCCATCCCGGCGATTTTTTGAGGATCCGTCAGAGGGTACGCGGGACAAGTAGGTGCTCGGCATAATTGAAAATGTCTCTTCGCCGTCGGCCAGATCGTCTGCGCACGTCAGCCATTAATTCACCCCAAATCCTCTATTCATAACAACGTCACGTCGTTGGAACAAAAGGGGGCCGCAGATGAAGGATGATCGTTTCAGGATGGGCGGGGCCACAGGTTTTGGCATCGTCAAATAATGTATAGGAGGCCGATTAAGCATGGCCCACAAAAAAAGCTTCACAAGAAAAGCAAAATAAAACTATGCTTCCGACATTGCAGGTTGCCATTCATTTATGGGTTGTCCCTGTTTTTCCCACTCGTCTGGAGGTATTCCATGAACAAAGCTGAAGAGATGCGCCTGTTGATCGAAATCAACAAAGAGCTTGATGGCCTGCGTGCCGTTGTTGCGGGCAGCAAGGGGACCGTGACCGACGTCGAGGTCCTGAACGGAATCCGCAAGCAAGCTGGCCGTTTCAGCAAGGTTGCCCGCGATTACGATAGCGCCCTGAACCCCGACCGCCCCCGCCGTGGCCGTCGTCCCAAGGGGGAGTAATCCTCCGGTTGGGCTGGTTGCGGGGGAAATATCCCCGCCCCCAGAGGCTCTTCAAAAAAACCGCCGGATTAGCTCCGGCGGTTTTTTTTTGTCGTTGCGAGCACCCTTGATAAGTAATGGCCAGTGTGGGAATGGGGGTGGGCAGCCACCACCTCCGGGGTTCCAGTCACCACCACTTCACCCCCTCCGGCACCCCCTTCAGGGCCCAGATCGATAATAAAATCGGCGCTTTTGATCACGTCGAGGTTATGTTCGATCACCACCACGGTATTGCCCGACTCCACCAACCGTTGCAACGCCTCAAGCAATTGATCGACATCGGCAAAATGCAGGCCGGTAGTCGGTTCGTCCAGAATGTACAGGGTCCGCCCAGTCCCCTGTTTCGACAGCTCCCGCGACAGCTTCATCCGCTGCGCTTCCCCCCCCGAAAGGGTGGTTGCCGACTGCCCCAAGCGGATATATCCCAAGCCGACGTCGAATAGGGTTTGCAGCTTGCGATGAATCACCGCATGGTGGGCGAAAAAAGGCATCGCCTCCTCGATGGTCATTTCTAACACTTCGGTAATATTTTTACCCTTGTAGGCAATACGCAGCGTCTCTTCTTGATACCGCTTGCCATGGCAGGCATCGCAAGTTACGAACATGTCGGGCAGAAAGTGCATTTCGATGCGAATCAGCCCATCCCCCTTACACACCTCGCAGCGCCCTCCCTTGACGTTGAACGAGAACCGCCCCGACTTATACCCTTTGGCCCGCGCCTCGGAGGTTGCGGCATAGAGGTCGCGGATGGGGCCGAACAGCCCGGTATAGGTCGCCGGATTGGAACGGGGGGTGCGGCCAATGGGGGATTGGTCGATGGTGATGACCTTGTCGAGGTAGGCGGTCCCGTCCAGCGCATCGAGGTGGGGCAACTGAGTCCTACGCCCCTTGAGCGACTGATCGACGGCGGGGGCCAGGGTATCGAGGATCAGCGTCGATTTACCCGAGCCGCTCACCCCGGTCACCAAGGTCAGGGTCCCCAAGGGGATGTCGACATCGACCGCCTTGAGATTATTGCCGTGGGCGCCGCGCAGCTCTAAGAAGCGGCCATCCTTGGCGCGGCGACGTTTTTTGGGTACCGCGATCCAGCGTTCGCCGCGCAGGTAAGCGCCGGTCAACGAATCGGGGTTGGCCTCGATGGCGGCCAAATCGCCCGCCGCCACCACACACCCCCCGTGTTCCCCGGCGCCGGGCCCCATGTCGACGATGAAGTCGGCCGCCCGCATGGTGTCCTCGTCGTGCTCAACCACCACGACGGTATTGCCCATGTCGCGCAGCCGTTTCAGGGTGGAAATCAGCCGGTCGTTGTCCCGTTGATGCAGTCCAATTGAGGGCTCATCGAGGACGTAGAGCACCCCCGAAAGCCCCGCTCCGATCTGGGTCGCCAGCCGAATCCGCTGCCCCTCCCCCCCTGACAGACTCCCCGCTTTGCGGTCGAGGGTGAGGTAGTCAAGCCCCACGTTAATCAGAAAGTCCAGGCGACTTAGCCCCTCTTTTAAAATCCGCTGCGCCACCGCCTTGCGCGAGGGGGCCAATACCAGCGAGGTCAGATGCTGGCGTGCCTTGGCGATGGTCATCGCCTCAAGGTCGGCAATATTCAGCCCACCGATCCGCACCGCCAGTGCCTCGCTGCGCAGCCGTTTGCCCTGGCACGCGTCGCAAAGGCGCACCGACAAAAAGCGGCCGAGATCCTCGCGTACCTTTTCGGAATCGGTCTCCCGCCAGCGCCGCTCTAAATTGGGGATCACCCCCTCGAAGGGGCGGTTGACCGAATAGCTGCTACGCTCGCCCGCGAATTCAAAGCGGATCGTCTCGCTGCCCGAACCATAGAGCACCACCTGTTGCACCTTTTCATCCAAATCCCCCCAGGCGGTGTCGAGG from Proteobacteria bacterium CG1_02_64_396 carries:
- a CDS encoding ribosomal subunit interface protein, with protein sequence MQITITGKNVDLTESLKEYVEEKISRLKRYFDQVIDVHVILSVEKFRHIADVTILANGTTIHAEEQSEDMYASIDLVADKLERQLKRYKDKLKSRGHHMPSKADRALNLNMSVLEQISVEGTAEQSEPSSPVVIRSRRFTLKPMSVEEAALQLDLIDHEFLVFTNSQNEQINVIYRRKDGNYGLIEPQV
- a CDS encoding excinuclease ABC subunit A, producing MDTIDIRGARVHNLRDLDISIPRNRLVLITGLSGSGKSSLAFDTLYAEGQRRYVESLSAYARQFLQLMEKPDVDEISGLSPAIAIEQKSVSHNPRSTVGTITEIHDHLRLLYARVGTPFCPNDNIPIDACPVPVMVARVLDWPEGTRIMVNAPIVRGRKGAFAAQFDKLRKDGFQRVLVDGQMYTLDAVPELDPKVRHDVEVIVDRIVLKGDVQERLGQALEQALALAEGLVRVVPVVKEGEAALDPLLLSEHLACPECGFTLPELEPRLFSFNSPQGACPECDGLGEKQFFDPERVIPSPRKSLRGGAIAAWGGQGEFYGQTIEALATHYQFSLDTAWGDLDEKVQQVVLYGSGSETIRFEFAGERSSYSVNRPFEGVIPNLERRWRETDSEKVREDLGRFLSVRLCDACQGKRLRSEALAVRIGGLNIADLEAMTIAKARQHLTSLVLAPSRKAVAQRILKEGLSRLDFLINVGLDYLTLDRKAGSLSGGEGQRIRLATQIGAGLSGVLYVLDEPSIGLHQRDNDRLISTLKRLRDMGNTVVVVEHDEDTMRAADFIVDMGPGAGEHGGCVVAAGDLAAIEANPDSLTGAYLRGERWIAVPKKRRRAKDGRFLELRGAHGNNLKAVDVDIPLGTLTLVTGVSGSGKSTLILDTLAPAVDQSLKGRRTQLPHLDALDGTAYLDKVITIDQSPIGRTPRSNPATYTGLFGPIRDLYAATSEARAKGYKSGRFSFNVKGGRCEVCKGDGLIRIEMHFLPDMFVTCDACHGKRYQEETLRIAYKGKNITEVLEMTIEEAMPFFAHHAVIHRKLQTLFDVGLGYIRLGQSATTLSGGEAQRMKLSRELSKQGTGRTLYILDEPTTGLHFADVDQLLEALQRLVESGNTVVVIEHNLDVIKSADFIIDLGPEGGAGGGEVVVTGTPEVVAAHPHSHTGHYLSRVLATTKKNRRS